A region from the Salifodinibacter halophilus genome encodes:
- the argF gene encoding ornithine carbamoyltransferase encodes MTTQPRHLLTLNDLGANGIRRVIERALADKRAGTSHQSPPLPGRSLAMLFEKASTRTRVSFEAGMTQLGGHAIFLSPADTQVGRGESAGDTARTLSRMVDAVMIRNHDHDVLENFAAAATVPVINGLTDRAHPCQLLADMLTLTEHCGDLAGRTVAWIGDDNNMCRSYMTAARLANFNLRIATPPGYQPDPASVEAAGDVVTLCNSAAEAARGADVVTTDVWASMGDEAEYQKRLAEFGGFQVDNAVMTEAKADALFMHCLPAHRDEEVAAAVIDGPQSVVWDQAENRLHAQKALLLELLAD; translated from the coding sequence ATGACAACACAACCAAGACACCTACTAACGCTAAACGATCTCGGTGCCAACGGCATTCGACGCGTCATCGAGCGTGCACTTGCCGACAAACGTGCAGGCACGTCGCATCAATCGCCGCCATTGCCCGGGCGTTCGTTGGCTATGTTGTTCGAAAAAGCATCGACCCGGACACGTGTGTCTTTCGAAGCCGGCATGACCCAACTCGGCGGCCATGCAATCTTCCTGTCGCCGGCCGATACGCAGGTCGGGCGTGGTGAATCAGCCGGTGATACCGCTCGCACACTATCGCGGATGGTCGACGCGGTCATGATTCGCAACCACGACCACGACGTGCTTGAAAACTTCGCCGCCGCGGCGACTGTGCCCGTTATCAATGGGCTAACCGACCGCGCACATCCTTGTCAGTTGCTGGCCGACATGCTGACGCTAACCGAACACTGTGGCGATCTCGCTGGGCGTACGGTCGCTTGGATCGGTGACGACAACAATATGTGCCGGTCGTATATGACGGCGGCGCGATTGGCCAATTTCAATCTACGTATTGCCACACCGCCGGGCTACCAACCGGACCCAGCATCAGTTGAAGCCGCCGGCGACGTGGTCACACTCTGTAACTCGGCAGCCGAGGCCGCGCGCGGCGCCGACGTGGTGACAACCGACGTCTGGGCCAGCATGGGCGATGAGGCCGAATACCAAAAACGATTGGCCGAATTCGGTGGATTTCAGGTCGACAACGCAGTTATGACCGAAGCCAAAGCCGATGCACTTTTTATGCATTGTCTGCCGGCCCATCGCGACGAAGAGGTTGCCGCCGCCGTCATCGACGGCCCGCAGAGCGTGGTCTGGGATCAAGCCGAAAACCGGCTGCATGCGCAAAAAGCACTGCTACTGGAGTTGCTTGCCGACTAA
- a CDS encoding competence/damage-inducible protein A — MTQSKPPLAVGLLLIGDEILSGKRVDKHMPKVIELLNERGLSLSWARFVGDDPTVLQTNLAETLASDAVVFSFGGIGATPDDRTRQCAAAAAGVELEISAEGRALLEAKFKRDPSDARMKMVEWPVGSTVIPNPINQVPGFSFGHHHFVPGFPNMAWPMVEWVLDTYYAAYQSEADVEYSVEVFDTPESALVDLMQSVMDAHPDVRIACLPSADGRRVIEFGVRGPRVAVAPAFEALVAALDAAEVPTGPHTTH; from the coding sequence ATGACGCAATCGAAACCGCCGTTGGCAGTTGGCTTATTACTGATCGGCGACGAAATCCTATCCGGTAAGCGTGTCGACAAGCACATGCCGAAAGTCATCGAGTTGCTGAATGAGCGCGGGCTTTCGCTGAGCTGGGCGCGCTTCGTCGGCGACGACCCGACGGTGCTGCAAACCAATCTTGCCGAAACGCTGGCCAGCGATGCCGTGGTGTTCTCATTCGGCGGCATTGGCGCCACACCCGATGATCGCACTCGCCAGTGTGCGGCGGCTGCGGCCGGCGTCGAACTCGAAATCAGTGCCGAAGGGCGCGCGTTGCTGGAGGCCAAGTTTAAAAGGGACCCGTCGGACGCGCGCATGAAAATGGTTGAATGGCCGGTTGGTTCGACCGTCATTCCAAACCCGATCAACCAGGTCCCGGGTTTTTCGTTTGGTCACCATCATTTCGTGCCGGGGTTCCCCAACATGGCCTGGCCGATGGTTGAATGGGTGCTGGACACCTATTACGCCGCTTATCAGAGCGAGGCCGACGTCGAATATTCGGTCGAAGTGTTCGATACACCGGAAAGTGCGCTGGTGGATCTTATGCAAAGCGTGATGGATGCCCATCCCGACGTGCGTATCGCCTGCCTACCAAGCGCCGATGGCCGGCGCGTCATAGAATTCGGTGTCCGCGGGCCGCGCGTGGCGGTGGCGCCGGCGTTTGAAGCGCTGGTGGCGGCATTGGATGCTGCCGAAGTGCCAACCGGGCCGCACACGACCCATTAA
- a CDS encoding FAD-binding oxidoreductase, whose product MATLPEIRPEASIDANHAAFIERLTSDGFTGDIDTRYATRLTLATDNSPFQQLPAGVLFPRDEADIARAAQLLAKPAFADVCLTPRGGGTSTIGCSLTAGLVLDCSRYMNEIGTIDSEAGTVTVQPGVILDKLNNTVADHGVFFAPNVAPSSRATLGGMVNTDGCGRGSRVYGKTSDHVRAMRVVLADGTRCVITRDSAEVTSDTTDDQRLANIKQEVGKRVHDNAAEIERVFPDLSRYLSGYNLAQAVDADGRIDLIKLICGSEGTLALVTELTLDLTPKPDTHVLFALRYPDFDAALRDARTLVAYQPMAIETIDDVVMGLARDNPIYERVRAMIENTDGSTPAALNLVEFSGVGGLPDDVTAFAEALAAGQSTATGHYRAESVEARNALWDLRKSGVGLLGAAPGTRKPLPFVEDTVVDPQHLADYVADFRALLDSYGLSYGMFGHIDVGCLHVRPALDLTDPDDEAIMRAVTDRVAELAASYGGLLWNEHGKGFRSEYNRTVFGETLYAALAHIKRAFDPNSQLNPGKIVALDDARVPLASMDAPTRGTFDRQIPATERTTYKPALDCNGNGACFDYDTNHVMCPSYRATHDRLHSPKGRAGAMREWLRQLAKHDCHAADLPAARTPLVLRALVDAYRRSVAKPSHDFSHEVWTAMDGCLSCQGCSTQCPIKVDVPTFKADFLASYHGSYPRPPADYALAGMEAGAALAARMPKLSNRLLRNRSVRQMLSQSVGLVDPPPLSDPSLPRFLRAHPEWRFSEPDWVAMAPADRARAVFVVQDAFTSFFDAPVMRDTLQTIAALGYRPLVLPFRPAGKALQVKGFQPEFERVARRQAAFLASIADLGRPLVGIEPSITRMYAHEYGRLDDIDAPAIQPIERWLRQTLETEHTAHAAPADHGVPTHTLFQHCTIASSDTESARDWQRVFQSIGLSLATANVGCCGMSGAYGHEARHRDISQTVFEQSWAPAYNSVTSQPVVPGYSCRSQLKRFAAAEPLHPMQIIQHQFTPRPRDPNV is encoded by the coding sequence ATGGCCACCCTACCCGAGATACGGCCCGAGGCCAGCATTGACGCGAATCACGCCGCATTTATCGAACGGCTGACCAGCGACGGCTTCACCGGCGATATCGATACCCGCTACGCCACACGTTTAACGCTGGCCACCGACAATAGTCCATTCCAACAATTACCCGCCGGTGTCCTATTTCCACGCGACGAAGCCGATATCGCACGCGCGGCCCAACTGCTCGCTAAGCCAGCGTTTGCCGATGTTTGCTTGACACCACGCGGGGGCGGCACCTCGACCATCGGCTGCTCGCTGACCGCCGGGCTGGTGCTCGATTGCTCGCGCTACATGAACGAAATCGGCACGATTGATTCGGAAGCCGGCACAGTCACTGTGCAGCCGGGCGTCATTCTCGACAAATTAAATAACACCGTAGCCGACCACGGTGTTTTTTTCGCGCCCAATGTCGCACCGTCATCGCGCGCCACGCTTGGCGGCATGGTCAACACCGACGGCTGTGGACGCGGCTCGCGCGTCTACGGCAAGACCAGTGATCATGTGCGTGCCATGCGCGTCGTATTGGCCGACGGCACACGTTGTGTCATTACGCGTGACAGTGCCGAAGTCACGTCAGACACGACCGACGATCAACGGCTTGCCAATATCAAACAAGAAGTCGGCAAGCGCGTGCACGACAACGCCGCCGAAATCGAGCGTGTGTTTCCGGATCTGTCGCGTTACCTATCCGGTTACAACCTGGCCCAGGCTGTGGACGCCGACGGCCGCATCGATTTGATCAAACTTATCTGTGGCTCGGAGGGCACGCTGGCACTGGTTACTGAACTGACCCTCGATCTGACGCCAAAACCCGATACGCACGTGTTGTTTGCGCTGCGTTATCCCGATTTCGACGCCGCACTGCGCGACGCGCGCACGCTCGTCGCCTATCAGCCCATGGCGATCGAAACCATCGACGATGTGGTCATGGGACTAGCGCGTGACAACCCAATCTATGAGCGCGTGCGCGCCATGATCGAAAACACCGATGGCAGCACGCCGGCGGCGCTCAACTTGGTCGAATTCAGCGGCGTTGGCGGCCTACCCGATGACGTTACGGCATTTGCCGAGGCGCTGGCGGCGGGCCAAAGCACAGCGACCGGCCACTATCGTGCCGAATCCGTCGAAGCCCGCAACGCACTCTGGGATCTACGCAAATCCGGCGTCGGCTTGCTAGGGGCTGCGCCCGGCACGCGCAAGCCACTGCCGTTTGTCGAGGACACCGTTGTCGATCCACAACACCTCGCCGATTACGTCGCCGACTTCCGGGCGCTTCTCGACTCGTACGGCCTGTCTTACGGCATGTTCGGCCATATCGACGTCGGCTGTCTGCACGTGCGGCCCGCGCTGGACTTAACCGACCCCGATGACGAGGCCATCATGCGCGCGGTGACCGACCGCGTTGCCGAATTGGCCGCCTCCTACGGCGGTCTGCTGTGGAACGAACACGGCAAAGGATTTCGCAGCGAATACAACCGAACAGTTTTCGGCGAAACGCTCTACGCCGCGCTCGCGCACATCAAGCGCGCCTTTGATCCAAACAGTCAGCTCAACCCCGGCAAGATCGTGGCCCTCGACGATGCGCGCGTGCCATTGGCGTCGATGGATGCGCCAACACGCGGCACCTTCGATCGCCAGATTCCGGCAACCGAACGCACCACTTACAAGCCAGCGTTGGATTGCAACGGCAATGGCGCCTGCTTCGACTACGACACTAACCATGTCATGTGCCCATCGTATCGGGCCACGCATGACCGCTTACACTCCCCCAAAGGCCGCGCCGGCGCCATGCGTGAGTGGCTACGTCAGTTGGCCAAGCATGATTGCCACGCCGCTGATCTGCCCGCCGCCCGAACGCCGCTGGTGCTACGTGCACTCGTGGATGCCTATCGACGTAGCGTAGCCAAGCCAAGCCATGACTTCTCGCACGAGGTTTGGACGGCTATGGACGGCTGTCTCTCATGCCAGGGCTGTAGCACCCAATGTCCGATTAAAGTCGACGTGCCAACGTTCAAGGCGGATTTTCTGGCGAGCTACCACGGTAGCTACCCACGGCCGCCGGCCGACTATGCGCTTGCTGGTATGGAAGCCGGCGCAGCACTCGCCGCACGTATGCCAAAGCTGAGCAATCGATTACTGCGTAATCGGTCTGTGCGCCAAATGCTGTCGCAATCGGTTGGCTTGGTCGACCCACCACCGCTTAGCGATCCATCGTTGCCACGCTTTCTCCGCGCTCATCCAGAATGGCGATTCTCGGAACCGGATTGGGTCGCGATGGCGCCAGCCGATCGCGCGCGCGCCGTATTCGTTGTTCAGGATGCGTTTACGAGTTTTTTCGACGCCCCCGTCATGCGCGACACGCTCCAAACCATCGCCGCACTCGGTTATCGGCCGCTTGTGCTGCCATTTAGGCCCGCCGGCAAAGCCCTCCAGGTCAAGGGGTTTCAGCCAGAGTTTGAACGTGTGGCGCGACGCCAAGCGGCATTTCTGGCGTCAATTGCCGACCTCGGCCGGCCGCTGGTCGGCATCGAACCCAGCATTACACGCATGTATGCCCATGAATATGGCCGGCTTGACGATATCGACGCTCCGGCAATCCAGCCCATTGAACGCTGGCTGCGACAGACACTAGAAACCGAGCATACAGCTCACGCCGCCCCAGCCGACCATGGCGTGCCGACGCATACGCTTTTCCAGCACTGCACGATCGCCAGTTCCGATACCGAGAGTGCGCGCGACTGGCAGAGGGTATTCCAATCCATCGGCCTGTCGCTGGCCACGGCCAATGTCGGCTGCTGCGGGATGAGCGGCGCCTACGGCCACGAAGCCCGCCACCGAGACATCTCGCAGACCGTTTTCGAGCAGTCCTGGGCGCCAGCCTACAACAGCGTAACCAGCCAACCCGTGGTACCTGGTTATAGTTGCCGCAGCCAACTCAAACGATTTGCAGCTGCTGAACCGCTGCATCCGATGCAAATAATCCAGCACCAATTTACCCCGCGACCCCGTGACCCAAACGTATAA
- a CDS encoding VOC family protein gives MSDTNFVHAADIRARFARAMSAMYQAEVPQYGTLIELVNDVNAEVLAANPALAERLTAAGERDRIGVERHGAIRVGTPDELAMLRRLFAVMGMQPVGYYDLSVAGVPVHSTAFRPLDKAELDTNPFRLFTSLLRLDLIQNTALRERAEAILAARDIFTPNVRTLIDRYERQGGLDTTDADAFVTEALETFRWHADATVDYATYDALRHEHPLIADVVCFRGPHINHLTPRTLDIDAAQARMPDRGITPKAVIEGPPRRDQPILLRQTSFKALEETIRFAGDTAGQHTARFGEIEQRGAALTPRGRALYDRLLNASKDYKQGADNTEYQAQLAAVFEDFPDDLETLRRDELAYFQYRATGQPAPNDSANDLETLVAAGCITADPIIYEDFLPVSAAGIFRSNLGDDSEADSSGDAQRDAMESALGTEITDEMALYADIQARSIERALTDVPTAATPG, from the coding sequence ATGAGTGACACGAATTTTGTGCATGCCGCCGACATCCGAGCGCGTTTTGCACGCGCGATGTCGGCCATGTATCAGGCCGAAGTACCGCAATACGGCACACTTATCGAGCTGGTGAACGACGTGAATGCGGAAGTGTTAGCGGCTAATCCAGCACTGGCCGAGCGACTGACAGCCGCCGGCGAGCGCGACCGCATCGGTGTCGAGCGCCACGGGGCGATTCGCGTTGGCACACCCGATGAATTGGCAATGCTGCGTCGTTTGTTCGCGGTGATGGGTATGCAGCCAGTCGGCTATTACGACCTGTCCGTGGCCGGTGTGCCGGTGCACTCGACCGCCTTCCGTCCGCTCGACAAAGCCGAACTCGATACCAACCCGTTCCGGCTTTTTACTTCACTACTACGCCTGGATCTAATCCAAAACACAGCCCTACGCGAACGTGCTGAGGCCATCCTGGCCGCACGCGATATCTTCACACCGAATGTGCGCACGCTGATCGATCGCTACGAGCGCCAAGGTGGGCTCGACACGACCGACGCCGATGCCTTCGTGACCGAAGCACTGGAAACATTCCGCTGGCACGCCGACGCCACAGTCGACTACGCCACCTACGACGCCCTGCGCCATGAGCATCCACTGATCGCCGATGTGGTCTGCTTCCGCGGCCCACACATCAATCACCTGACGCCGCGCACGCTGGATATCGATGCCGCACAGGCACGCATGCCGGATCGCGGCATCACGCCCAAGGCGGTAATCGAAGGGCCCCCACGGCGTGATCAACCAATTCTGTTGCGCCAGACCAGCTTCAAAGCGCTCGAAGAGACAATCCGCTTTGCTGGCGACACGGCCGGCCAACACACCGCGCGCTTTGGTGAAATCGAACAACGTGGCGCCGCGCTGACACCACGTGGCCGCGCGCTCTACGACCGACTTTTAAACGCCAGCAAAGATTATAAACAAGGCGCCGACAACACCGAGTACCAAGCGCAACTGGCCGCGGTTTTTGAAGATTTTCCGGATGATCTCGAAACGCTGCGGCGCGACGAGCTCGCCTATTTCCAGTATCGGGCAACCGGCCAACCCGCCCCCAACGACTCGGCCAACGACCTCGAAACCTTGGTCGCCGCCGGCTGTATCACAGCCGATCCGATTATCTACGAAGATTTTCTGCCGGTTAGCGCGGCCGGTATTTTTCGGTCCAACCTCGGTGACGACAGCGAGGCGGATAGTAGCGGCGATGCCCAGCGCGACGCCATGGAGAGCGCACTCGGCACCGAGATAACCGATGAAATGGCGCTTTACGCCGATATCCAGGCCCGATCGATCGAGCGTGCGTTGACCGACGTGCCAACCGCAGCGACCCCCGGATAA
- the dapD gene encoding 2,3,4,5-tetrahydropyridine-2,6-dicarboxylate N-succinyltransferase — MAETRRLIEQAFDDRENLSPTNVDADTRAAVNDALAQLDAGHARIAEPTADGWVVNDWLKKAVLVSFRLTDNQPIDGTETRYYDKVPLKYAAYSDADFEQQAARVVPPAVVRRGAHIEPNAVLMPSYVNIGAWVDRGAMIDTWATVGSCAQVGKNVHLSGGAGLGGVLEPLQAAPTIVEDNCFIGARSEIVEGVRIGRGAVISMGVFIGASTAIYDRETDSIIHGEVPPGSVVVAGSLPRDNGRYNLNCAVIVKKVDEATRAKVAVNDLLRGVNE; from the coding sequence ATGGCCGAGACCCGCCGCCTGATCGAACAGGCATTCGACGACCGCGAGAATCTAAGTCCAACCAACGTCGATGCCGACACACGAGCCGCCGTAAACGACGCACTGGCTCAACTCGACGCTGGCCATGCCCGCATCGCCGAACCTACGGCTGACGGTTGGGTGGTTAATGACTGGCTGAAAAAAGCCGTACTGGTCTCTTTCCGACTGACCGATAATCAGCCGATCGACGGCACCGAAACACGCTACTACGACAAGGTGCCGCTGAAATACGCCGCCTACTCGGATGCCGATTTCGAACAACAGGCCGCACGCGTCGTACCACCCGCTGTCGTACGCCGCGGCGCGCACATCGAGCCCAACGCTGTCCTCATGCCCAGCTACGTCAACATCGGCGCCTGGGTCGACCGCGGTGCGATGATCGACACCTGGGCCACGGTCGGCTCCTGCGCCCAAGTCGGGAAAAATGTCCACTTGTCCGGCGGCGCCGGGTTGGGCGGTGTGCTGGAGCCGCTGCAAGCCGCGCCCACGATCGTCGAGGACAATTGCTTTATCGGCGCCCGCTCGGAAATCGTCGAAGGCGTACGCATCGGCCGCGGCGCGGTCATCTCAATGGGTGTGTTCATCGGCGCCTCGACCGCGATCTACGACCGCGAAACGGATTCCATCATTCACGGCGAAGTGCCGCCCGGCTCGGTGGTGGTCGCCGGCAGCCTGCCGCGTGACAACGGTCGCTACAACTTGAACTGCGCCGTGATCGTGAAAAAAGTCGACGAGGCCACACGCGCCAAGGTCGCGGTCAATGACCTACTGCGTGGCGTCAACGAGTGA
- the icd gene encoding isocitrate dehydrogenase (NADP(+)), whose product MAYQHVQIPESGEKISVQGDSFSVPDNPVLGYVEGDGIGPDITSACLRVWDAAVERAYGGKRRIHWAELYMGEKAAGVYDGDYFPEETLEAIKDLTVAIKGPLTTPVGKGFRSLNVALRQSLDLYACVRPVRYYTGVPSPLAEPEKVDVVFFRENTEDVYAGLEWQSGTDENKKLAKFLREEMDSDFFEDAGLGVKPISEFGSKRLVRKSIQYAIDNGRESVTLVHKGNIMKFTEGAFRTWGYEVAAEEFGDITITEDELWSQYDGKRPEGKIVIKDRIADIMFQLMLLRPEDFDVVATMNLNGDYLSDAAAAEVGGVGIAPGANMTDNVAVFEATHGTAPKYADQDKVNPGSLLFSGVNMLEYLGWPEAANQINQAYEKVLADKVVTYDFARNMSGAKEVGTSQFADALIDKIQSGAAD is encoded by the coding sequence ATGGCTTATCAACACGTGCAGATACCCGAAAGCGGTGAAAAAATCAGCGTCCAAGGTGATAGCTTCAGTGTGCCGGATAATCCGGTTCTCGGTTATGTCGAAGGCGACGGTATCGGGCCAGATATCACCAGCGCTTGTCTGCGTGTGTGGGATGCGGCTGTCGAGCGTGCTTATGGTGGTAAGCGTCGCATCCATTGGGCTGAGCTCTATATGGGTGAAAAAGCTGCCGGCGTTTACGACGGCGACTACTTCCCCGAAGAGACGCTGGAGGCCATCAAGGATCTGACCGTTGCCATCAAGGGGCCGCTAACAACGCCTGTCGGCAAAGGGTTTCGTTCGCTCAACGTCGCGCTACGCCAGTCGCTCGATCTGTATGCCTGTGTCCGACCAGTACGTTACTACACTGGCGTGCCGTCGCCCTTGGCGGAGCCGGAAAAAGTCGATGTCGTGTTTTTCCGTGAGAACACTGAAGATGTCTACGCCGGTCTCGAATGGCAATCGGGCACCGATGAGAACAAGAAACTCGCGAAGTTTCTACGTGAAGAGATGGATTCGGATTTCTTTGAAGACGCGGGTTTAGGCGTCAAACCGATCTCCGAATTTGGCAGCAAGCGCTTAGTACGTAAGTCTATCCAATACGCGATCGACAACGGGCGCGAGTCGGTCACCCTTGTCCACAAAGGCAACATCATGAAGTTCACGGAAGGGGCCTTCCGTACCTGGGGCTATGAGGTTGCCGCCGAAGAGTTCGGTGATATAACCATTACTGAGGACGAGCTCTGGTCGCAGTATGATGGCAAGCGGCCCGAAGGCAAGATCGTGATCAAGGATCGCATTGCCGACATCATGTTCCAGCTGATGTTGCTTCGGCCCGAGGACTTCGACGTGGTTGCCACCATGAATCTGAACGGCGATTATCTGTCCGACGCAGCCGCGGCCGAAGTCGGCGGTGTCGGTATTGCGCCGGGTGCCAACATGACTGACAACGTCGCTGTATTCGAGGCGACCCACGGCACCGCACCGAAATACGCCGACCAGGACAAGGTTAATCCGGGCAGTCTGCTGTTTTCCGGCGTCAACATGTTGGAGTATCTCGGCTGGCCGGAAGCGGCAAACCAGATCAACCAGGCGTACGAAAAAGTCTTAGCCGATAAGGTCGTGACTTATGATTTCGCGCGCAACATGAGTGGCGCCAAGGAAGTTGGGACCAGTCAGTTCGCCGATGCACTGATCGACAAGATCCAGTCTGGCGCGGCGGATTGA
- a CDS encoding superoxide dismutase gives MAFELPDLPYDYDALEPYIDGRTMELHHDKHHNTYLTKFQNAIKGTELEDQDLETILAKAGQHGPAIRNQGGGYLNHNLFWQFMSPNGGGQPSGKLGEAMNASFGSFDAFKEQFTNAATTLFGSGFVWLVPEGGQLKIVSTPNQDNPIMDVVPEASNLPIMGIDMWEHAYYLKYQNRKPEYLEAFWNVVDWDGAAKRFETSA, from the coding sequence ATGGCATTCGAACTCCCTGACCTGCCCTATGATTACGACGCGCTCGAGCCCTACATCGACGGGCGCACGATGGAGCTCCATCACGACAAACACCACAATACGTATCTGACCAAGTTTCAGAACGCTATCAAGGGCACCGAGCTCGAGGATCAAGACCTCGAGACCATCCTGGCGAAGGCCGGCCAACATGGTCCGGCGATCCGCAACCAGGGCGGCGGTTACCTAAACCACAATCTGTTCTGGCAATTCATGTCGCCGAACGGTGGCGGCCAACCTTCGGGCAAACTGGGCGAAGCAATGAATGCGAGCTTCGGTTCCTTCGACGCCTTCAAGGAACAGTTCACCAACGCCGCGACAACGCTTTTCGGATCTGGCTTTGTGTGGCTGGTACCCGAAGGCGGTCAGCTCAAAATCGTGTCGACTCCGAACCAGGACAACCCAATCATGGATGTTGTCCCGGAGGCCTCGAACCTGCCGATCATGGGCATCGACATGTGGGAACACGCTTACTACCTGAAATATCAGAATCGTAAGCCCGAGTATCTCGAAGCATTCTGGAACGTCGTCGACTGGGACGGCGCCGCCAAACGATTCGAGACCAGCGCCTGA
- the dapE gene encoding succinyl-diaminopimelate desuccinylase, translating to MTDDALTLTRELITRRSLTPDDAGCQALIAEKLEHAGFTCHHLRFRGVDNLWAVAGDDDGPLFCFAGHTDVVPPGDAAAWRHDPFEAVIDNDRLYGRGAADMKSGVAAMVTAACRFRMENPKHRGRIALLLTSDEEGPAIDGTRAVIDWLSQHDTQIDYCLIGEPTADQILGDTIKTGRRGSLNAHITVDGHQGHVAYPQTADNALHRLISLLNELVETTWDDGDELFPPTSFQASNITAGTGAENVIPGRASANCNWRFNTAWSAAALREYVAQLCKARHIDPDGIEWRTSGEPFATRTGALVEATKNAVHGHTGLHPTLSTGGGTSDARYIAPTGAETVEIGPVNATIHQLDEHIAGSDPAQLAAIYNDVLSTLLAE from the coding sequence GTGACCGACGATGCTCTGACGCTGACACGCGAGCTGATTACGCGGCGCTCGCTGACACCCGACGACGCCGGCTGTCAGGCATTGATCGCCGAAAAGCTCGAGCATGCCGGCTTCACTTGCCACCATCTGCGATTCCGCGGCGTCGACAACCTCTGGGCAGTCGCCGGCGACGACGATGGGCCGTTGTTTTGTTTTGCCGGCCACACTGACGTCGTTCCTCCCGGCGACGCAGCAGCCTGGCGTCACGATCCATTCGAGGCGGTGATCGACAACGACCGACTTTACGGCCGTGGCGCAGCCGATATGAAATCCGGCGTAGCCGCCATGGTCACCGCCGCCTGCCGGTTTCGGATGGAAAACCCCAAGCACCGCGGCCGAATCGCCCTATTGCTAACCAGCGACGAAGAAGGCCCGGCCATCGACGGCACACGCGCCGTGATCGACTGGTTATCGCAACATGACACCCAGATTGACTACTGTCTGATCGGTGAACCCACCGCTGACCAAATACTCGGCGACACCATCAAAACCGGGCGGCGTGGCAGTCTCAACGCGCACATCACCGTCGACGGACACCAAGGCCATGTTGCCTACCCACAGACTGCGGACAACGCGCTGCATCGGCTCATCAGCCTGCTCAACGAGTTAGTCGAGACTACTTGGGATGATGGTGACGAGCTGTTTCCGCCAACGTCTTTTCAGGCCTCGAACATCACGGCCGGCACCGGTGCCGAAAACGTCATCCCAGGCCGAGCGAGCGCCAACTGTAATTGGCGTTTCAACACCGCATGGTCGGCGGCCGCGCTCCGCGAATACGTTGCACAGCTCTGTAAAGCCCGACATATCGATCCAGACGGGATCGAATGGCGTACTTCAGGCGAACCCTTCGCGACGCGAACCGGTGCGCTCGTCGAAGCGACAAAAAACGCCGTCCATGGCCATACCGGTCTACACCCCACCTTATCGACCGGTGGCGGCACCTCCGACGCCCGCTATATCGCCCCGACAGGCGCTGAAACCGTCGAAATCGGCCCGGTCAACGCCACCATCCATCAGCTCGACGAGCACATCGCGGGCAGCGACCCAGCCCAACTCGCGGCGATCTACAACGATGTTCTCAGCACCTTACTAGCGGAATAG
- the grxD gene encoding Grx4 family monothiol glutaredoxin → MQILKQEVENNPVVLYMKGTPDFPQCGFSARSAEALKAVGAPFKAVNVFDDEEVYRQGVKTFSNWPTIPQLFINGELVGGSDIIVDLFQSGELKTMVESATAQ, encoded by the coding sequence ATGCAGATCCTCAAGCAAGAAGTCGAGAACAATCCGGTCGTGCTGTATATGAAAGGCACGCCCGATTTCCCACAGTGTGGTTTTTCCGCACGCAGCGCCGAAGCGCTTAAGGCGGTCGGTGCACCTTTCAAAGCGGTCAATGTGTTTGATGATGAGGAGGTCTATCGCCAAGGCGTTAAGACGTTTTCGAACTGGCCGACCATCCCGCAACTATTCATCAATGGTGAGTTGGTCGGTGGTTCCGACATTATCGTTGATCTGTTTCAGTCGGGTGAACTGAAAACGATGGTCGAAAGCGCGACGGCCCAGTAA
- a CDS encoding Spx/MgsR family RNA polymerase-binding regulatory protein has translation MIRLYGIGNCDTCRKARRWLSSAGIDFEWQDFDRHSVEIETVARWLDTAGLETLLNKQSKAWRELTDDQRAAVTASPASAMAQQVRLIKRPVLETSNAVIAGFSTARYAALFDA, from the coding sequence GTGATCCGGCTCTACGGCATCGGCAACTGCGATACCTGCCGCAAGGCGCGTCGCTGGCTCAGCTCGGCGGGTATCGATTTCGAATGGCAGGATTTCGACCGTCACAGCGTTGAGATCGAGACGGTCGCGCGCTGGCTGGATACCGCCGGCCTCGAAACGTTGCTCAACAAGCAATCGAAGGCCTGGCGCGAACTGACAGACGACCAGCGTGCAGCCGTCACCGCCTCGCCTGCCAGCGCCATGGCCCAGCAAGTACGGCTCATCAAACGCCCTGTGCTCGAGACCAGCAACGCGGTCATTGCTGGCTTTTCGACGGCGCGCTACGCCGCTTTGTTCGACGCATAA